A genomic window from Candidatus Obscuribacterales bacterium includes:
- a CDS encoding oligosaccharide flippase family protein: MPSLKSLALKGAIWTFAAYGFSQGIRLASNLILTRLLLPEFFGLMALVYTFIGGLTLFSDIGIGPSVIQNRRGNEPDFLNTAWTAQIIRGVGLWLCCLIIAWPVAALYEEPRLLWLVPVIGFTMVLGGLESMANYTLSREVAMGKLALFEISTQLIGTAVTVIWAWFDPTVWALAGGSLVAWSLRLIISHTLLPQVTPSRLKWDKDAIKEIISFGKWIFLSTAMMFLSTQSDRLLLGKFLSLEFLGIYSIAFTLGDLPRQINQKVYTKVLFPVMSKISDTPRSELRQKIMRSRQAALAGLMLVVVILASGGDIIIDFLYNENFESAGWILSIVALGLWPNLMADTLNPCLFAVGQPRYNAYGNFFSFLVIVVGIPGSIMILPEEIAPFGAVLAVALSELPFYIAIALGLYREKLSCLRQDAIFTGLLVVLLGSVLAVRTFLGLGLPWDSVFA, translated from the coding sequence ATGCCCTCCCTCAAATCCCTAGCCCTCAAAGGTGCCATTTGGACCTTCGCCGCCTATGGCTTCAGCCAAGGCATTCGGCTAGCTAGCAACCTAATTCTCACCCGTTTGCTGCTCCCCGAATTCTTTGGCTTAATGGCGCTGGTCTACACCTTCATCGGCGGACTCACCCTCTTCTCAGATATTGGGATTGGCCCCAGTGTCATCCAAAACCGACGCGGTAACGAACCCGACTTCCTCAACACCGCCTGGACAGCCCAAATCATTCGGGGTGTGGGTCTATGGCTATGCTGTTTGATCATCGCTTGGCCCGTGGCAGCGCTCTATGAAGAACCTCGCCTGCTCTGGTTAGTTCCGGTGATTGGCTTCACCATGGTCCTAGGCGGTCTAGAATCCATGGCCAACTACACTCTCAGCCGAGAGGTCGCCATGGGGAAACTGGCGCTCTTTGAAATTAGTACTCAGTTAATCGGTACTGCCGTCACGGTAATTTGGGCATGGTTTGATCCCACCGTTTGGGCTTTAGCCGGTGGATCGCTGGTGGCTTGGAGTCTGCGATTAATCATTAGCCACACCCTCCTACCCCAAGTCACACCCAGTCGTCTGAAGTGGGATAAAGACGCCATCAAAGAGATTATTTCCTTTGGCAAATGGATTTTTCTATCCACCGCCATGATGTTCCTCTCCACCCAGTCTGACCGTCTCCTGCTAGGTAAATTCCTCTCATTAGAGTTTCTAGGCATCTACAGCATTGCCTTTACCCTTGGCGACCTACCCCGGCAAATTAACCAAAAGGTTTACACCAAAGTGTTGTTTCCGGTGATGTCTAAAATTTCCGACACCCCCCGTTCAGAACTGCGCCAGAAAATTATGAGGTCTCGCCAGGCAGCCCTAGCAGGGCTGATGCTGGTGGTGGTCATCCTAGCGAGCGGCGGCGATATCATTATCGACTTTTTGTATAACGAAAACTTCGAAAGTGCCGGCTGGATTTTGTCTATCGTGGCGCTGGGGCTATGGCCCAACCTGATGGCCGATACCCTCAATCCCTGTCTCTTTGCCGTAGGTCAACCCCGCTATAACGCCTATGGGAACTTTTTTAGCTTCTTAGTCATCGTCGTGGGTATCCCTGGATCCATCATGATCTTGCCGGAAGAGATAGCTCCCTTCGGTGCAGTGCTGGCCGTAGCCTTAAGCGAACTGCCCTTTTATATTGCGATCGCCCTGGGGCTATACCGAGAAAAACTCTCCTGTCTGAGGCAAGATGCTATCTTCACCGGGCTTCTGGTCGTCCTCCTAGGAAGTGTATTAGCAGTGCGCACTTTCTTAGGACTAGGTCTACCCTGGGATAGCGTATTTGCCTAA
- a CDS encoding glycosyltransferase — translation MLVMSMAIAYLINQYPKVSHSFIRREIQGVEACGISVYRFSVRSRSDELVDETDKAELQKTEVILQVGLVGLMLAMGKVALSRPTKWLSALRLAVQVGWNSERGLLLHIIYLAEACVLLGKLARTPVTHVHSHFGTNSTTVAMLCHALGGPPYSFTVHGPEEFDKVKAIALPEKIRRAAFVVAISSYGRSQLYRWCSAEDWAKIHIIHCGVDDYFLNPATTPIPAAPNLVCVARLSEQKGHLLLLEAVHRLAQAGQEFHLTLVGDGELRSQLEAKIQDYQLQSHITITGWASSAEVQHHILNSRAFILPSFAEGLPVVIMEALALHRPVLSTYVAGIPELIEPGVCGWLIPPGSVDALTDTLNTVLHTSPEDLTRLGDAGAQRVQVQHNAHTEAHKLTQLFAKPK, via the coding sequence ATGCTCGTGATGTCGATGGCGATCGCCTATCTTATCAATCAATATCCTAAGGTTAGCCATAGTTTTATTCGCCGCGAAATTCAGGGAGTTGAAGCCTGCGGTATCAGCGTATACAGGTTTTCAGTCCGATCGCGCAGCGACGAGCTAGTTGATGAAACAGATAAAGCTGAACTCCAAAAAACTGAGGTGATTCTTCAGGTAGGGCTGGTCGGCTTGATGCTGGCCATGGGCAAGGTGGCCCTATCTCGACCCACGAAGTGGTTAAGCGCCCTGCGGCTAGCAGTGCAGGTGGGCTGGAACTCTGAGCGAGGTCTGCTGCTGCACATCATCTATTTGGCGGAAGCCTGCGTGCTGCTGGGCAAATTGGCGCGTACCCCGGTCACCCATGTTCATTCCCATTTCGGCACCAATTCCACCACCGTTGCCATGCTCTGCCATGCCCTAGGTGGGCCACCCTATAGTTTTACCGTCCATGGCCCTGAGGAGTTTGACAAGGTAAAGGCGATCGCCCTCCCAGAAAAAATTCGCCGGGCTGCTTTTGTGGTAGCCATCAGCTCCTACGGCCGTAGTCAGCTCTATCGCTGGTGTTCGGCAGAAGACTGGGCAAAAATTCACATTATTCATTGTGGCGTAGACGATTACTTCTTGAACCCAGCCACCACGCCTATTCCCGCCGCTCCCAATCTTGTCTGCGTGGCGCGGCTGAGCGAACAAAAAGGGCACCTGCTGCTGCTAGAAGCTGTCCACCGTCTGGCTCAAGCCGGGCAAGAGTTTCACCTCACGCTTGTGGGAGACGGGGAGCTGCGATCGCAACTTGAAGCCAAGATCCAGGATTACCAGCTCCAGTCCCACATCACCATTACGGGATGGGCCAGCAGCGCCGAGGTACAGCACCATATTTTGAACAGCCGCGCCTTCATTTTGCCGAGCTTTGCCGAAGGGCTACCCGTCGTGATCATGGAGGCCCTCGCCCTCCACCGCCCAGTACTCAGCACCTACGTGGCCGGCATTCCTGAGCTAATTGAGCCCGGCGTCTGCGGCTGGCTGATTCCACCTGGCTCCGTGGATGCCCTCACGGACACCTTAAACACTGTCTTACACACATCCCCCGAAGACCTCACCCGCCTAGGCGACGCTGGTGCCCAACGCGTCCAAGTGCAGCACAATGCCCATACGGAAGCCCATAAGCTCACCCAGCTTTTCGCCAAACCCAAGTAG
- a CDS encoding HAMP domain-containing sensor histidine kinase produces the protein MTLINPPPNLSASTNRQPLHISTPASSHKSSLRFIKPVSLRTKLLIGFSMVFSIVFAGTFYWFYQFTTEKTLSRLQADMEATLNGAAQGVDVEELMALYTEGQPNAEGFSDDPRYHNQLKWFETVQSIEPRAWLYSYVIRREGETHWTGLNSDNPQRLEMVFLVDLWAIRDPEKAAHFLAVENPGTPRWAILDERIRREDEIYTDDWGAWISAYAPLRDANGDVVAGLGLDIEADYVFQVQQAIRNRVLVSFGITYGVLFILIYTLSGILTRNLVEFTESAEKIGAGDYGVQLSRSHLHTFPDEMDRLAQVLQSMVESIRTREQMIIKSKRIEDEIRHALKAEKETNELKSRFVSMVSHELRTPLTIIRTSTELLEKYGHQVTEEKKEEYYHRIRSAISTMTQLLEDVLTLGKAEAGRLEFNPMMVNLNYFCREIVEEMRMGLGINHTIEFECLLGCEQAFLDPALMRSILTNLLSNAIKYSRSHSTVKLRLHCQNGVALIEIQDEGIGIPKEDQPRLFELFHRASNVSTIRGTGLGLAILKQCVAHHQGQVRFKSQEGIGTTFTIQLPITPPSTLPDA, from the coding sequence ATGACGCTGATTAATCCTCCTCCTAACCTAAGCGCTAGCACAAACCGGCAACCTCTCCACATCTCAACCCCTGCTTCATCCCACAAGTCATCTCTGCGCTTTATCAAGCCTGTTAGCCTACGCACTAAGCTCCTGATTGGCTTCAGCATGGTGTTTAGCATCGTATTTGCTGGAACCTTCTACTGGTTTTACCAATTCACAACCGAAAAAACCCTCAGTCGCCTTCAGGCTGATATGGAAGCCACGCTAAACGGCGCAGCCCAAGGTGTTGATGTTGAAGAATTAATGGCGTTGTATACCGAAGGGCAGCCCAATGCTGAAGGCTTTTCGGATGACCCACGCTACCACAATCAACTGAAATGGTTTGAAACGGTTCAGAGCATTGAACCCAGAGCTTGGCTTTATTCCTACGTCATTCGCCGTGAAGGGGAAACCCATTGGACTGGGCTCAATTCCGATAATCCTCAGCGCCTAGAAATGGTGTTTTTAGTAGATCTATGGGCCATTCGAGATCCTGAGAAAGCGGCCCATTTTCTAGCCGTTGAAAACCCGGGTACCCCTCGCTGGGCCATTTTAGATGAGCGGATTAGACGGGAAGATGAGATTTATACCGATGATTGGGGTGCTTGGATCTCAGCCTATGCCCCTCTACGAGATGCCAATGGCGATGTCGTTGCAGGTCTGGGGTTAGACATTGAAGCCGATTATGTATTTCAGGTACAGCAAGCTATTCGCAACCGGGTACTGGTGTCCTTTGGCATTACCTATGGCGTTTTGTTTATCCTGATCTATACGTTGTCAGGTATCTTAACGCGCAACTTAGTTGAGTTCACCGAATCAGCAGAGAAAATTGGAGCTGGGGACTACGGTGTGCAACTATCGCGATCGCACCTGCACACCTTTCCAGATGAAATGGATCGCTTGGCTCAGGTTTTGCAAAGCATGGTAGAAAGCATTCGCACCCGCGAGCAAATGATCATCAAAAGTAAACGGATCGAAGATGAAATCCGCCATGCTTTGAAAGCAGAAAAAGAGACGAATGAACTCAAGTCCCGCTTTGTGTCTATGGTGTCCCATGAACTGCGCACCCCCCTCACTATCATCCGTACCTCTACAGAATTGCTAGAGAAATATGGGCATCAAGTTACAGAGGAAAAAAAGGAGGAGTATTACCATCGCATTCGGTCAGCCATCAGCACCATGACACAGTTATTAGAAGACGTGCTAACCCTAGGCAAAGCCGAGGCTGGGCGGCTTGAGTTTAACCCTATGATGGTCAATCTCAATTACTTTTGTCGCGAAATTGTTGAAGAAATGCGTATGGGGTTGGGCATTAATCATACGATTGAATTTGAATGTTTATTAGGCTGTGAGCAAGCTTTTCTAGACCCAGCTTTGATGCGATCGATCCTGACAAACTTACTGTCCAATGCTATCAAATATTCTCGCTCCCACAGCACCGTAAAACTGCGGCTCCACTGTCAAAATGGTGTTGCTCTGATCGAAATTCAAGATGAAGGTATTGGCATCCCTAAAGAAGATCAACCTCGATTATTCGAGCTTTTTCACCGCGCCAGCAATGTCAGCACCATCCGCGGCACCGGCTTAGGGCTAGCCATTCTCAAACAATGTGTTGCTCATCACCAAGGGCAAGTGCGTTTTAAGAGCCAAGAAGGCATTGGAACCACCTTCACTATCCAATTACCTATCACACCCCCTTCAACACTCCCTGATGCCTAA
- a CDS encoding pentapeptide repeat-containing protein: MTRLPITGSAEAIAQQKAQKLLKIYGSGRKTFSTAKLVNGHLHLRSPNLEGVILRNAYLADIGLMGSNLAQTILDGSNLCRADLSETNLMQASLVRTNLSKANLNRANLREACLQDADLTDASLRGADLSYANLEGAILDIETLNTANLYQAILPDGSVHP; encoded by the coding sequence ATGACTCGTTTGCCAATAACAGGGTCTGCTGAAGCGATCGCTCAACAGAAGGCCCAAAAACTACTTAAAATTTATGGCTCCGGACGCAAGACCTTCAGCACCGCCAAACTGGTCAATGGTCACCTGCACCTGCGATCGCCCAACTTAGAAGGAGTGATTCTTCGCAATGCTTACCTTGCGGATATTGGATTGATGGGGAGCAACTTAGCCCAGACCATCCTGGATGGGAGTAATCTTTGTCGTGCTGACTTGAGTGAAACCAATTTGATGCAAGCCAGCTTAGTTCGAACCAATTTGAGCAAGGCCAATCTCAACCGCGCTAATTTACGCGAAGCCTGCCTACAGGATGCCGATCTCACCGATGCATCCCTGAGAGGTGCCGATCTCAGCTACGCCAATTTAGAAGGGGCGATTCTTGACATCGAGACACTAAACACTGCCAATCTCTACCAAGCTATCTTGCCTGACGGATCCGTTCATCCCTAA
- a CDS encoding glycosyltransferase family 4 protein, with amino-acid sequence MKVTFVLPPVDMTGGIRVASIYADLLQQRGHKVTVVSTPAPRPRLRQQIRSVLTGKGWIPTAKKMSHFDDLDVPHQVIERSRPIVAADVPEADVIIATWWETAEWVAAMPEAKGTKVYFLQHYEIHDYLPVERVKATWALPMHKITIAQWLVDVAQKDYGDPEVSLVPNAVDGQQFYAQPRGKQAVPTVGMMFSRATWKGCDFAYEGVQRARRVIPNLKFLVFSMFQPSDAMLAGCTFFHKPSQAELRTIYASCDAWLFTSKIEGFGLPILEAMACRTPVIGTAAGAAPELLQQGTGELIPFDDPQALADAIVAIAQMPDTQWRAMSERAHERAIQYTWQDAVVNFEASLERAIARQQAGLLQPLTPPPLSTPLSMLSNAPKSSP; translated from the coding sequence ATGAAGGTTACTTTTGTTCTGCCCCCCGTTGACATGACTGGAGGAATTCGGGTGGCGTCCATTTATGCTGATCTGCTGCAACAGCGTGGCCATAAGGTCACCGTCGTTTCCACACCTGCCCCCCGCCCCCGATTGCGGCAGCAGATTCGTTCTGTGTTGACCGGCAAGGGATGGATACCGACCGCCAAGAAAATGTCCCATTTCGATGATCTTGATGTACCTCACCAGGTCATTGAGCGATCGCGCCCCATTGTTGCCGCCGATGTGCCCGAGGCCGACGTGATCATCGCCACTTGGTGGGAAACAGCCGAGTGGGTAGCGGCGATGCCCGAGGCCAAAGGCACCAAAGTTTACTTCCTGCAGCACTACGAAATCCATGACTATTTGCCCGTGGAACGGGTGAAAGCAACCTGGGCCCTACCCATGCATAAGATCACCATTGCCCAATGGCTTGTAGACGTTGCTCAAAAAGACTATGGCGATCCAGAGGTTTCCCTCGTCCCCAATGCGGTGGATGGTCAGCAGTTTTATGCCCAACCTCGGGGCAAGCAAGCCGTTCCCACCGTGGGCATGATGTTTTCTCGGGCAACTTGGAAAGGCTGTGATTTTGCCTATGAAGGCGTTCAGCGAGCGCGACGGGTGATCCCTAATCTTAAATTTTTGGTGTTCAGCATGTTTCAACCCAGCGATGCCATGCTGGCCGGCTGCACCTTTTTCCATAAACCCAGCCAAGCAGAGCTGAGAACCATTTACGCAAGCTGTGATGCTTGGTTGTTTACCAGCAAGATTGAAGGGTTTGGCCTGCCGATTTTGGAAGCCATGGCCTGCCGAACACCGGTGATTGGCACAGCGGCGGGCGCTGCTCCCGAACTCTTGCAGCAGGGTACTGGAGAATTAATTCCGTTTGATGACCCTCAGGCCCTAGCCGATGCGATCGTAGCGATCGCTCAAATGCCAGATACCCAGTGGCGAGCTATGTCTGAGCGGGCCCATGAGCGGGCGATCCAATATACCTGGCAGGATGCGGTGGTGAACTTTGAGGCAAGTCTCGAACGGGCGATCGCCCGCCAGCAAGCGGGCCTGCTCCAACCTCTCACCCCACCTCCCCTATCAACACCCCTATCAATGCTCTCGAATGCCCCCAAGTCTTCGCCCTAA
- a CDS encoding SLBB domain-containing protein, with protein MVTIHKAASGVPWLTQTLNQGMLVLMGLSVCLTASLLMATAGVAQGSDRLPELEPDGLKRDTALDTSPDQVLPEMPPSDLVLSNVTMSDRVTLSELHRSDLDLAEADLSNTPPSEGDHVSDRLAQATSTAQSSDRLPLITPSPSEPDASQRVPIETAPFPTQPVQATPSQVSPVSPSPAVDPRFPFVRTDDRSFPLPRSSSFPYILGTGDTITLNIFDVPEFSDEQYIIGVDGSINLPWVGSVYLEGQTISSAGAYLEQLYSPFIREPLIVVSLVQPRPLRISVVGEVTRPGSYTISPDAGATTDLGDGISQWATAINAIQQAGGITQLANIRNIEIRRGQTLPGEESTIEVNLWEFLQTGSLPQDITLRDGDTVLVPRVSDINQEELGEIATANFSPLLINTYVVGEVETPGAIELPPNSSLNQALLAAGGRVSNRAGRVDLIRVNLDGSVERRRVSIDFSDPVNEETNPSLRNNDIVVVRRSTLAGIFDGIEFVTAPIRNVFGLLDGVLDVRDRLDTNDNNDQNNDDDDDDDDDDDDPFDPDDPDNPDPGEPFPDVGL; from the coding sequence ATGGTCACGATCCACAAAGCAGCCTCTGGAGTCCCATGGCTTACCCAGACGCTCAATCAAGGAATGTTGGTTTTGATGGGACTGTCGGTGTGTTTGACTGCATCCCTCCTGATGGCAACAGCCGGTGTGGCCCAGGGTAGCGATCGCTTGCCTGAGCTGGAGCCAGATGGGTTAAAGAGGGATACAGCCCTAGACACATCCCCGGATCAAGTGCTGCCTGAGATGCCACCGTCTGATCTAGTACTGTCTAACGTGACAATGTCTGATCGAGTCACGTTGTCTGAGCTTCATCGTTCTGATCTCGACCTTGCTGAGGCAGATCTATCCAACACTCCTCCATCAGAGGGTGATCACGTAAGCGATCGCTTAGCCCAAGCAACATCCACCGCCCAAAGTAGCGATCGCCTGCCCTTGATCACCCCTAGTCCGTCTGAACCAGACGCGTCCCAACGGGTGCCCATCGAGACGGCCCCGTTCCCAACTCAGCCGGTTCAAGCAACCCCTTCTCAGGTATCGCCGGTGTCTCCATCCCCGGCCGTTGACCCGCGCTTTCCCTTTGTCAGAACAGACGATCGGAGCTTCCCTCTACCGCGCTCTTCCTCCTTTCCCTATATTTTGGGCACCGGCGATACGATCACTCTCAATATTTTCGATGTCCCGGAATTTAGCGACGAGCAATATATCATCGGCGTAGACGGCTCCATTAACTTGCCCTGGGTGGGGTCGGTTTACTTAGAAGGACAAACCATCTCTAGCGCTGGTGCCTACCTAGAGCAACTATATTCCCCCTTCATTCGTGAGCCGCTGATTGTTGTCTCCCTCGTGCAACCGCGTCCTCTGCGGATCAGTGTGGTGGGAGAAGTGACCCGACCAGGCTCCTACACCATTAGCCCAGATGCCGGTGCGACAACAGACTTGGGTGATGGCATCAGCCAGTGGGCCACCGCCATCAATGCCATTCAGCAGGCTGGCGGTATCACCCAGCTTGCCAATATCCGCAATATTGAAATTCGCCGAGGGCAAACCTTGCCCGGTGAGGAAAGCACCATTGAAGTGAACCTCTGGGAGTTTTTGCAGACGGGTAGCCTACCCCAAGACATTACCCTGCGGGATGGAGACACCGTTTTAGTACCTCGGGTGTCTGATATCAATCAAGAAGAACTTGGGGAAATTGCCACAGCCAATTTCTCACCATTGTTGATCAATACCTATGTGGTTGGAGAAGTCGAAACCCCCGGAGCCATAGAGTTGCCTCCCAATTCATCTCTCAACCAAGCTTTGCTGGCGGCTGGTGGACGGGTGAGCAACCGCGCCGGGCGGGTAGACCTCATCCGCGTTAATTTGGATGGAAGCGTTGAGCGGCGGCGGGTGTCTATTGACTTCTCTGATCCGGTCAATGAAGAGACCAATCCCTCCCTACGCAATAACGACATTGTGGTAGTGCGGCGCTCGACCTTGGCTGGAATTTTTGATGGCATCGAGTTTGTAACAGCCCCGATTCGCAACGTATTTGGTTTGCTTGATGGCGTTTTAGATGTGCGCGATCGTCTCGATACTAATGACAATAATGATCAGAATAACGACGATGACGATGATGATGACGACGACGATGATGATCCGTTCGATCCGGATGATCCAGATAATCCAGATCCAGGTGAACCCTTTCCAGATGTTGGATTATAA
- a CDS encoding chorismate lyase yields MTSAFESVKSTVASPPWYALQPIWQGGEEVVQQGLPHNQLAPTWQILMLGDGSPTRHLQLLTGERTDVDVIDMSLIGCDRDQAPNVIDVIPGPRLRRQVWLRTASGQRLAYATSWWEASHVDEYLQNRSLPIWASLARLRTELYRDVQGIYCGYSDVLEQEFQQAGPFWGRHYLFWHHGQPLTLIYEVFSPYLTRYLGPMQRSLP; encoded by the coding sequence TTGACATCAGCTTTTGAATCTGTAAAAAGCACCGTAGCATCACCGCCTTGGTATGCCCTGCAGCCCATTTGGCAAGGAGGGGAAGAGGTGGTTCAGCAAGGCTTGCCCCATAATCAACTGGCCCCAACCTGGCAAATTCTCATGCTCGGGGATGGCTCCCCCACCCGCCACCTTCAACTGCTCACCGGCGAACGGACGGACGTCGATGTGATTGATATGTCGCTGATCGGCTGCGATCGCGACCAAGCTCCTAACGTGATTGACGTGATTCCGGGCCCCCGCCTGCGCCGCCAAGTGTGGCTACGCACCGCTTCTGGACAACGGCTTGCCTATGCCACCTCCTGGTGGGAAGCCAGCCATGTTGATGAGTATTTACAAAATCGATCGCTGCCTATTTGGGCTAGCCTCGCCCGCCTACGCACCGAACTCTACCGGGATGTTCAAGGCATTTACTGCGGCTATTCCGACGTTCTAGAACAAGAATTTCAGCAAGCAGGCCCCTTCTGGGGACGACACTATCTGTTTTGGCATCACGGACAACCCCTCACCCTGATCTATGAGGTGTTTTCTCCCTACCTCACACGGTATTTAGGCCCCATGCAGCGATCGCTACCATAG